In a single window of the Nicotiana tomentosiformis chromosome 8, ASM39032v3, whole genome shotgun sequence genome:
- the LOC138897471 gene encoding uncharacterized protein, protein MGYFDMIMGMNWLASCYANVDCRTKMVRFQFPGEPIIEWKGNIATLKGRFISYLKARKMILKCYIYHLIRVRDVEAKPPTLQSIPVVNEFLDVFPDELLGLPPKREIEFSIDVLPDTQPISIPP, encoded by the coding sequence atgggtTATTTTGATATGATAATGGGAATGAACTGGTtagcctcatgctatgcaaatgttgattgTCGTACGAaaatggttaggtttcagtttcctggtgAACCCATCAtcgaatggaaggggaacattgctacgctgaaaggtaggtttatttcctatcttaaggcaaggaagatgatcttaaaatgttacatttatcatctcatTCGCGTTAGGGATGTGGAGGcaaagccgcctactctacaatcaatccctgtggtcaatgaatttctagATGTttttccggatgaactcctagGCCTTCCTCctaaaagggagattgagtttagcattgatgtgttgcctgacactcaaccgatctctatccctccatag